The DNA region CCTTTCCTGCTGCAGTCTTTcaaactgctgctgctgctgctgctgattctgATTAAAGCGATTATTGTGCATGGCATTGATCAGTCCATTGATTACTCCGAAACCGGGCAGCTGGGCCACCACGGTGACGCCACCGGCGGAGGCGACAGCTTCTCTGGGGGAGGACGAGGAGATGGCAAACTGCGCGAGACACGTGCGCATCCACATGGATGCAAAGATCCAGAGGAGCCAAGCCAGGCCAGCACACCAAGCTGGCGAAGATCGCGTCATGATCGAGTAACCGCGCAGTGATCACCGCGAAAGGCGGACTCTAACTGAGGGGGAACGTTTGTGCTCCGCCTATGCGCTAATCGTGGATGCTTGATTAAACATTGGAAACCTGTCCGGCGATCAGCGGGAGAACGATGAAGATGAGTGCCCAAAGCCAGAGAGATCTGTACCGCTCTCTGAATTGAGTTCCAGAGAGATCATCATAATAATATTCATAcgaaaagtaaacaaacagcTGAAGCTGAAACGCTGGAAACAAAAGCTGAGATATTTAGTACACAGATTGCAGTATAAAAGACTAAGAGATACTGGCGCCGAAAGCTTTCTTAAGTGATGAATAAATCAGAATATATGGAAAGTAAGCTTTTCTTTCAGTGGTGATATGATATTATATGATATGTAAGTAGCTACAAGGGAATAAAATCTATAGTCTAGCCTTTACAGATCTATGTAAGTGTTTTATTTCAGCTTGAGATTAAGTAGAATTATTATTTGAATCACACTTAAACGATCTCAGCAGTATATGGAGAGTGATACATATAATAGATGGGGATGGGATGTCCGTTGTATAGCGACCATCTACCATCTGCGATAGCTCAGTGTTCCAGTGGATGGGATGACGCGTGCTCCGCATGCTGATCGTGCCAATCCGTGTGCTATAATAAATCCAGCATAATGCATTGTGTCGCCGCTGGCCGTCTGCCCGTTGGCCAAGCTAATCTTCCAGAGATCCCGACTGTGTTTATGGGACTAAGAAGTCGTAAAAAAAGCATTGAAATGAGCTAGACCACAATGTGTCACAACCGCCACTGCTGCCGAACTCCACTGCCCAAGGGTATAAATAGAGGGAACTGCGTAGATGGACTGTCCAGTTCTGACTGTGATTTGAAATCGAAGCAAGATGAGTGCCAGCTATTCCCTGTTCGCCATTCTAACTTTGCTGATTGCCTGCTGCCTGGAGTCGAGTGGCGCTCTGTTCTTCAAGTCCTGGAAGTCGGGAAGAGGATATGGTGGTTATGGTGGAGTACAGAACTATGGGGGCAGTGGCTATGGCAGCGCGGGCTATGGAAACTACGGCTATGGAAACTATGCTGGCGGATATGGTTACAACTATCCCTCGTATCCTGCATATAACTCCTACTCAGGCTACGCCTCTTACTCTCACCCCAAAGGAGGACGTAAGCCCTCTGGACACCGCCAAGGACGCACTTACAAGGATATAGCCAGAGTTATAAACCCAGTTCCCTACATCGGTCCTGGAGGCAGTCGTTATCTGCCCCGTGCTCCCTTTTCGCCCCTTTGGGGTTAAGCAATGGCCCATCGGAAGTAGCATTGTTGCCAGCAGTATTAaaccattaaaataaaatcagcgAAAGTTACATCTAAACACAggttgttaattatttaaagcacTTTAAGTCCGCTACTTGTGCGTACGTGTTGATTAATCTACGATCAACTGACTTATGATCACTGGCCCGCATTTGCGGAGCAGTCGCGTTCAGTGGATCGTTGGAACGTGATGGTaatcgaaatgaaatggaGGCGCGACATCATCATTCAGGGAAAGACGCTGGTGGGGATTGGAACAGTGGAACAGTGGGGTAGTGGGGTAAGGTCCCTGATCCCACAGCAAGGGATTTCTTCGGGGGAATTCCTTACAATATCTTTTATGCACGACAGAATATTCTGTACTCCTATGGCTTACGAATACTTTAATAAGCGACTAATAATTCCGTTGATTGTAGTTATTTCTCAGCACATCAAACGAATCGTTGGCTAAAGATCCCCTGATCAATGTGTTTCAGAAAACTGCGAAATTGGCCAGTGAATCACTGCATTGTTTTAGTACTTTTCTTATTACAATACCCCCCTATTTAATTCATACAAATTGCCGGAAGAAACTTAATGTCGAAATCATCAGCAGTAGTTGCCAGAAATTCTTCGATCCGCTAATGAGCCAAGTCATCTTGGACTCAACTGAACTTATCATGGCTCACTAGTGTGGTATATATAGTCTTTTTACGATCCCAGCGAGGTACTAAACAAGTGATTCACGCTGCATCACGAGATGCAGCTGGTCAGCTAGGACTTCCCCCCTGGAGCAGCGTTCAGCGTCATTGAGGAAGTGAAACGAGAAACCAGAAACCAGATCGCAGCCACCGTACAGGAAGGAAGACATCGGTGCCCAAGTCAGTGGCAACTAATCCCGCCGAACATGGCAATTGTTTATGCAAGAATGTGCTAATACACCGCCTCAGATGGCGCACCTACGTCATTACTACAATCCGTCAGAGTCGCTAATTACTATACAATTCAAATACGTACGAGCACTTATGCTGAGAGGCTGGGTCGGGTCGCATGGATGTGGCCACATCATTCATCGCGCAAATTAGAGTCAAGATCAGGTGTGGGACACACATATATGCCAACTCACTGCCGCCATTTGGATGAAATAACGGACTGCGGTGTGAATGACTTGGCGCGGGGCAGCGTGTCAGTAAATATTGAGAAAACAAAGTGATCATAAAAAGCCATTTTGCACAAAGAGGCGAGATCTACGTGAGCGGCAACGCAATTCTCTTGGGGTTTCAGTCGACTTCAAAAAACCTGATTGATAAGCCAAGCGTCTGAGAACGCCAAGAACCGATCAGCCGCCGATATCCATATAAATAGACTGGTCACCTGGGCATCACCTGCAGTTCAGTGCTGGAAGCgcagcactcacacacactaaGCCACACCTTGCAAGCCATGTCCGTCCAAGGAGTCATCATCCATTGCCTTATGGTCGCCCTGCTCCTACTCCTGGTCGTCGTGTCCGGTTCCCCGGCCCGTGGATActatcagcagcagcagcgagagGGTCGCAGCTACGCGGACATCGCCCGAGTGGTCAATCCCAATCAGTACGCCTTTCCCGGATCCCGCGTCTATCCTGGCCAACCCTTCTGGCCATCGGGATAGGTCTGCAGTGGTTAACTTCGTATTAAGATACAGAAAAGACTTGACTAGCTGATAAGCTACACAATGAACTGTTACATCTTGTACCGGAAAATATTCAATAGGATTAAGCTAAAGATTAGTAGCATGAACAGTGTGGCAAAGACCATTCCAATGGAATGatatgttaattaaaaaatgtcataaaacTCGAACTTTCTCTTTTCCAAAGGTTGTTATAAGGTTTTCCTCCTAAATTAACCATAATTACAGCTGCCTTAATGAACGAAATGCATTAGCGAGTCACGCCCACATCGAGCCACTTTTGTTCAGCAAAAAACACTTGTAAGCTATACAAATTCATAACTACCAGTCAGAGTTCAACAGTCAGCAGCTCGGAAAGGATTCGAAATATGGTCAAGCTAGCAGCCACATCCAATGCCATTTGGTGGATCAAAAACCCCAAGGCAGCTGCGGAAATGAAGTCCAAGGGTCAGCGTAAGAAGTCCCTGGGCTCAGCCTTCTGCTTGGATATGGCTGATCTGGTTAGGAACATATCGCTCCAGGGCTACAATAAGCTATTGTCGCCAGACTTGACTTTGGGCCAAAGGTACGAAAGCTGCTCAcaaatattactcatacgcaacGTGGCTTCATCGGCATATTTTAATAGATTGATTTGGTTGCTGGTACACATGGCCACCACCGTGTCCCTGATAGTGGTGCTCTCGCTGACCTGGGAGCAGTTTGTGGCCCAGTCCTTTGTGACCAATCTGAAGGATCCCCTCTATCCAGTGGAGGATGTCCCATTCCCGGCGGTTTCCATCTGCCCCAACAATCGCATCTCTCGCCAGGCGGTCATCAGATATGCCGAAGAACTGTGAGATTGAAACTAGTAAATTAATTGTTAATGTACTTTAATTCTGTTTAATACTTATGGTTAGGAGACTAAACAGTCCTGTCATTCGCCCTGTGGAATACTTTCTAGAGCGCCTAAGTTTCTTCCGCGAGATGTACACCCACGTGGGCGTAGTGGTGGACACCGATGACTTCATCACCTTTCAGACCTTTCTCGACGTCTTCGGCACCTGGAACAATGAGACCTTCTTCGACACTCGCCGCATCATGAAAATGGTAAGCAAACCATGAAGTAGAGAAGATATAAACCAAGCTCTATTCTCCCCCAGTTGGCTCCTCGTTGTGAAGAATTCGTGCTGAAGTGCACCGTAGCCAATGTGGAAGTGCCGTGCTTCAGCAAGGATGCCTTCCAGGATAGCCTCACCATGTATGGACCCTGCTGCACCTTTAACTTGGGGAACAAGTAAGTGGCCGTTGCCCTAAGTAATCGCATCTTAATTTTCAAATCTTCACCAGACTAAAGAAGCGCCACTACAAGAATCGGCTGGCCAGCTCGGAACTGGGCCTCAAGGTAGTCCTGAATGACAGCCACGCGGACTACTTTGCACCCATCCTGAACACCAATGGATACATTGTCCTGATTCACAATGCTGAGAACTATGCCTCCGTTTCCTCCTCAAATGTGCTGGAGATGTTTCCTGGCCAAGGCGAGGATAGCTACCTTTCGATCTACGCACGAGTGGTGGACACCGATGACAGCCTCAAATCTTTTTCGCCGTTCAGCGTATGTTGTTCTATACATCATTAGTTATTAATTCTAGAACTCCTTAACTATGATTCTATAGCGCCGCTGCTATTTCGAGAACGAGGCTCAGAATCCGGTCCACGAGCAGCTGGTGAAGACttacagctacagctacacCTTTCCGAACTGCATAACCAGGTGCCGTATCCGGAGTATCATGGCCCTGTGCCGGTGCCTACCCTTCCAACTGCCCCTTCAGCTGGTGGAGAACCTCGACGGCGTTGTCTTCTGCACCCTGGGACACGTTGCCTGCCTCAATCAGTACATGTGTAAGCAAATCAGTGGGTTGCATCCAACTTCTTCCACTACAATCGTTCCATTTTCAGTTAAGTGGCGAAATGTCCTGACGGAACGGCACCTCATTGTCGGCTTGGAACGGGAAATCGAGGAGGCACTTTACTGCCCACAGTGTCTGCCCTCCTGCCGGGATGTCCAGTACGGTGTTTCAATGAGTGCCCTGCCCATCGATAACTACCTGGCCACCCTGAAGCTGGATGAGAACAACCAGACGGAGTTCAGCACAGACATCTCCGTTCTCAGGGTCTACTTCGGAGAGCCCACTGCCCAATATTATATCCGACTGCTGAATAACACCTGGTTCGAAGTGTTCAGTGGGTTTGGCTCTACACTCTTCGCTTGCCATGTTGTAtctaattaatttccaattaacAGGTACCATAGGTAACATCATGTCCATCTTCGTTGGCTTCTCCATGGTGGCCATATTCGAGATACTCTTCTTTCTGACCAAGTACATCTATGAGGGCTGCAATCGCATCGTGCAGCAGAACATAATGGATCGGAAGGCCCAGGAGTTGGAAGCAAAGCAGTTGTACATATGTCCTTAAAGCAGTGGTACACATGTCCTTGAAGCAGTTGGCATCCTTACTCTGCATCTCAGCACCTGAAGTAAACATGTCAACAAATTTAG from Drosophila santomea strain STO CAGO 1482 chromosome 3R, Prin_Dsan_1.1, whole genome shotgun sequence includes:
- the LOC120451587 gene encoding pickpocket protein 19 isoform X1; this translates as MVKLAATSNAIWWIKNPKAAAEMKSKGQRKKSLGSAFCLDMADLVRNISLQGYNKLLSPDLTLGQRLIWLLVHMATTVSLIVVLSLTWEQFVAQSFVTNLKDPLYPVEDVPFPAVSICPNNRISRQAVIRYAEELRLNSPVIRPVEYFLERLSFFREMYTHVGVVVDTDDFITFQTFLDVFGTWNNETFFDTRRIMKMLAPRCEEFVLKCTVANVEVPCFSKDAFQDSLTMYGPCCTFNLGNKLKKRHYKNRLASSELGLKVVLNDSHADYFAPILNTNGYIVLIHNAENYASVSSSNVLEMFPGQGEDSYLSIYARVVDTDDSLKSFSPFSRRCYFENEAQNPVHEQLVKTYSYSYTFPNCITRCRIRSIMALCRCLPFQLPLQLVENLDGVVFCTLGHVACLNQYMCKQISGLHPTSSTTIVPFSVKWRNVLTERHLIVGLEREIEEALYCPQCLPSCRDVQYGVSMSALPIDNYLATLKLDENNQTEFSTDISVLRVYFGEPTAQYYIRLLNNTWFEVFSTIGNIMSIFVGFSMVAIFEILFFLTKYIYEGCNRIVQQNIMDRKAQELEAKQLYICP
- the LOC120451591 gene encoding uncharacterized protein LOC120451591, with amino-acid sequence MSVQGVIIHCLMVALLLLLVVVSGSPARGYYQQQQREGRSYADIARVVNPNQYAFPGSRVYPGQPFWPSG
- the LOC120451587 gene encoding pickpocket protein 19 isoform X2, whose protein sequence is MVKLAATSNAIWWIKNPKAAAEMKSKGQRKKSLGSAFCLDMADLVRNISLQGYNKLLSPDLTLGQRLIWLLVHMATTVSLIVVLSLTWEQFVAQSFVTNLKDPLYPVEDVPFPAVSICPNNRISRQAVIRYAEELRLNSPVIRPVEYFLERLSFFREMYTHVGVVVDTDDFITFQTFLDVFGTWNNETFFDTRRIMKMLAPRCEEFVLKCTVANVEVPCFSKDAFQDSLTMYGPCCTFNLGNKLKKRHYKNRLASSELGLKVVLNDSHADYFAPILNTNGYIVLIHNAENYASVSSSNVLEMFPGQGEDSYLSIYARVVDTDDSLKSFSPFSRRCYFENEAQNPVHEQLVKTYSYSYTFPNCITRCRIRSIMALCRCLPFQLPLQLVENLDGVVFCTLGHVACLNQYMFKWRNVLTERHLIVGLEREIEEALYCPQCLPSCRDVQYGVSMSALPIDNYLATLKLDENNQTEFSTDISVLRVYFGEPTAQYYIRLLNNTWFEVFSTIGNIMSIFVGFSMVAIFEILFFLTKYIYEGCNRIVQQNIMDRKAQELEAKQLYICP
- the LOC120452697 gene encoding prisilkin-39, whose translation is MSASYSLFAILTLLIACCLESSGALFFKSWKSGRGYGGYGGVQNYGGSGYGSAGYGNYGYGNYAGGYGYNYPSYPAYNSYSGYASYSHPKGGRKPSGHRQGRTYKDIARVINPVPYIGPGGSRYLPRAPFSPLWG